The genomic stretch CGTCCCAGACCCTGCTGCAAGCGGATCGGTTCATCCTGGCGGCGGATCCGTCCCTCGGGGAACACCACCAACTGCTCCGAAGCGGCCAGCAGGTCGACGGCGTACCGAAGAGAGCTGGTGCCCGGCCGTCCCTGGTCGATCGGGAAGCACCCCAGACGGTCGAGAAACCAGCCCTGGATCCCCCTCATCTCCGTGACGGTGACCATGAAGCGGCAATCGCGGCCACTGATCCGGCGGCCGGCGGCGTAAGGCAGGAGCAGGGCGTCCCAGCGGGCCCGATGGGTGGGGGCCAGCAGCACCGGACCCGCCAGGGGCAGGTGCTCGGATCCCAGCACCTCGATCGAGCTGAAGAACCCCGGCAGGGCCAGGTCCTGGGTCACCAGCATCGCCAGCGGGGACAACACGGGACTGATGCCGCTGCAGACGCGGCTCTCCCGGGCCGCCAGGCTGGAGCGGAGCTTCGGCCCGGTCCTCGGTGGTCCCTCGATCACGTCCGTCGTCTCGGCTGTCACCAGAAGCCGCATCCGCCAATCGCAGCAAACTAGAGGGGGCCGCCGGGCTTCGTTTCCGAGCGCGGGCAGTTGCCTCTGCGGTTGCGAGCGGCCCGATGACGCCCCCTGGAGGGCCGGAGCCGATCCATAGGATCAGGCTCCATCGAGCGCATCCGCCGACCATGGCCAGCCTTGGCGTGAACATCGATCACATCGCCAACGTGCGCCAGGCGCGCCGGGCCCGGGAACCGGATCCGGTCACCCTGGCGCTGCTGGCGGAGCTGGGAGGCGCCGATGGAATCACGGTGCATCTGCGCGAAGACAGGCGCCACATCCAGGAGCGCGACGTGGAGTTGCTGCGGGCCACGGTGCGCAGCCGACTCAACCTGGAGATGGCGGCCACACCTGAGATGGAGGCGATCGCCCTGCGGATCCGCCCGGACATGGTGACCCTGGTGCCGGAACATCGCCGGGAGGTCACCACCGAAGGCGGACTCGACGTGGAGAGCCAGCTCGGCACGCTCCAGGCCCTGGTGGGCCGGCTGCAGGGCTCCGGCATTCCCGTGAGCCTGTTCGTGGATCCGGAGGTCACCCAGCTGGAGGCCAGCCGTGCCAGCGGCGCCCGCTGGGTGGAGCTGCACACCGGCGCCTACGCCGAAGCCGACTGGGCTGAGCAGCCGCGGGAACTGGCGCGGCTCGAAGAAGGCTGCTTCGTGGCCCGCTCCCTCGGGTTGCGGGTCAATGCCGGCCACGGGCTCACCTATCAGAACGTGGAGCCGATCGCCGCGATCGAGGGGATGGAGGAGCTGAACATCGGCCACACGATCGTGGCCAGGGCCCTGGCGGTGGGATTGCAGAACGCGGTGAGGGAGATGCGCGCCCTGATTCAGAATCCACGCCGCGATCCCCTGTTCAGCGGCAGCACCCCATGAGCGCCTCCCCGACCACCACCTATCACTTCATCGCCGCCAGTGAGCGATTCCTGACGGACGAGGAACCCCTGGAGGAGGTGCTGCGAGAGCGGGTGCGCAATTATGGCGAAGTGGGCAAGCCGATCGATTTCTGGCTGCTCAGGCGCCCGGCCTTTCTGCGCGCCCCCGAATTGTCGGCCGTGGCCGCCACGGTTCCCGATCCCGCGGCCGCGGTGGTCTCCACCGACCCCAAATTCATCGATTTCCTCAAGCTGCGTCTGGAATTCGTGGCCAAAGGCAGCTTTGAAGCCCCCAGCTCCACGATTGCGGACCCCCTGGCCCAGCAGGCCGGCTGAGCCGCTCAGGCCGGCTGCTTCTGCTTGGTGACCATCCAGCCATCCAGCAACTGCAGCTGGACCGGATTGAGGGCGGCATCAGCGAGCAGCCGCTCCCTCAGACGTGCGACATCATCGGGATGCAGCTCTCCATTCGTCTGCCAGTGGAGATCCGTGGTGATCAAGGTGTTGACGTGCTGACGTCGGGATCGGTTCATGCTCTCAGCTTGAAGGTGACCTGAGCGACATGAAATCCAAGGATTTTCTAGAGAGATCCGCTGGATGTGTCCCCGATCGCGTCCCCCTCCTGTCGCGCGGATCATCGGCGGCTCAGAACAGACCGAGGAAACGGCGCCGTGGTTCCGGTTCCCCCTCGCCTGCCCTGGGCGCGCGCCCCTGCCCCCCGTCCTGCTGGTAACGGGGAAGGTTGTCGCCGATGGTGAGCAGGGCTTCCTTGTTCTTCCACCAGATCCAGTCGCGAATCGGTGGCGTCGCCAGCAGATCCTCGCGGCTGAGCCCCAGACCGAGCTT from Synechococcus sp. CBW1107 encodes the following:
- a CDS encoding 1-acyl-sn-glycerol-3-phosphate acyltransferase, which gives rise to MTAETTDVIEGPPRTGPKLRSSLAARESRVCSGISPVLSPLAMLVTQDLALPGFFSSIEVLGSEHLPLAGPVLLAPTHRARWDALLLPYAAGRRISGRDCRFMVTVTEMRGIQGWFLDRLGCFPIDQGRPGTSSLRYAVDLLAASEQLVVFPEGRIRRQDEPIRLQQGLGRLAVLAASQGVAVQVVPVGIGYSQASPGCRSRAALAFAPALAVEGDGGRAAVHALNDRLAAAMQSAEEAARSAVGRPFASP
- a CDS encoding pyridoxine 5'-phosphate synthase, which encodes MASLGVNIDHIANVRQARRAREPDPVTLALLAELGGADGITVHLREDRRHIQERDVELLRATVRSRLNLEMAATPEMEAIALRIRPDMVTLVPEHRREVTTEGGLDVESQLGTLQALVGRLQGSGIPVSLFVDPEVTQLEASRASGARWVELHTGAYAEADWAEQPRELARLEEGCFVARSLGLRVNAGHGLTYQNVEPIAAIEGMEELNIGHTIVARALAVGLQNAVREMRALIQNPRRDPLFSGSTP
- a CDS encoding MgPME-cyclase complex family protein — protein: MSASPTTTYHFIAASERFLTDEEPLEEVLRERVRNYGEVGKPIDFWLLRRPAFLRAPELSAVAATVPDPAAAVVSTDPKFIDFLKLRLEFVAKGSFEAPSSTIADPLAQQAG